The DNA segment CCTGTAAGATTCCAGGAAGCAAGTCTGCAAAGTCTTTGAAAAGAGCAATATTATTCTCATTAGCAAGTACAAATGCAGCTGCAGCTCTAGCGGATAATGTCCTGATTGCTGGATGTTCTTGATCTTGAATACACTGGTCCAACAACCGTTTGATGATATCCAAATCATGCCGCTCTTGGGTCCCAAAAATCCCAGGAAAGTGCCAGAAAACGTGAAGTGCAACTTCCCATAGAACCACATTTTTGGAGTAGATTGAATCAATAAGAAACTTCAGACCTTCCGGCCAGTGGTTAGTGCCATCCTCATCTATCAAATTCCTGGCCAGCACTGCAAAAATATCACAAAGTTTTTTCCTCATGCTAGCATGTGTTTCTAACTTAACAGCCAGAATCAGTTCAATCTTGACATCTCTCTGAACATCAGCAGGCAGATTTGGATAAACCTCCTCAAACCCAGAGGACAAAAGCCGTCGTAGCAGTGCGGCAGCCATTTGTCTCACCTCATAACCTGCTCTTCTATTTCTGACGGCATCTAAGAGGAAGGTAGTCTTACACAGACCTGGGATATTTTCATAGATTTCCTCTGCTTGCCTCCGCACCATACAGCTTGGATTGATCAGGTTCTTCAGAAGCTGGTAAAACTCTTGCTTTTCTGACACGGTCGCCGGCACCCCTGCAGACGCGGTTGCCGCCATTGCGCTCTGTCAAAGCTACCGCGAccgggaaggagggagggggtctGCGGCTCGAAGCAGTGACGTAGGCGAGGCGCCGGCGGGGATGGGCGGGGTgcttctccctcctctgcccagAAACTCTAGCTGCGCTCTGGCAGGCTGCGAGCTAGGTTTTGGAGAGAGGTGAGAGCCGTGTGGAGGCCAATGGCATCCTCCATTTGTTTTTCAATAAGATAAACGTGCACTTGCAGGCGAGAGAAGAAAAGCATTGATTAGAATGggatcatgactttttttttttttggatacaaggtctggctgtgtcacctaggctggagtatagcggcgcgatccctgctcactgcagcctcaacctcctgggctcaagcgatcctccccgcCTCAgttcccccagtagctgggaccacaggcgcgcgccaccacgcccggctaattgtgttttttatagagacagggtttcgccatgttgcccaggctggtctcgaactcctgggctcaggtgatctgcccgcctcggcctcccgaagtactgggaatacaggtgtgagccactgcttctggtcagattatgagtgatttttttcttttatttctaaactaTATTGTtactttgataattttaaaacaataagtcTATCTTGAAaacatgccaagtgaaagaaaccagtcacaaccacatattgtatgattccatttgtatgaaaggTACCAAACAGGCAAATTGTATAACagaaattagtggttgccagaggttggggggaggggaggatagAGAATGACTGCTATCAAATAGGGTGTTTCTTTCTgagtgatgaaatgttctaaaattaattgtgatggttgcacaattctgtgattatactaaaaaccattgagttGTTAAATTTAAATTGGTGAATTGTATGGCATATAAATAATACTACAATAaagctttataaaataataagtgtgataataaaataataattacttccCCACTACCACATCTAATGCAGTAGAGTGGTAGCTCAAAATCTGGTGTGTGTCAGAATCACCTGGCCTGTTGGTTATAATAAAGAATGGGAAAGACAACTGAGTAAAGTATGGTAGAAAGTGATCTGAACTAATAATCAGAAGACAGACTTGCATCCTGGCCTTGTCActaaattaattttgtatcctaggACAAGTTACTCAAGATTTTCCTTGCATCTTGTCTAAACTGAAATATGAAGGGATGCGGTTAACTAGAATCCTAACTAACCATTAGTGGGAAGCTGCTGAGGTTATTCCAAGAAACAAATGTTGATGAaactaaatttgtttcttttttttttttttttttttgtgagatggagtctcgctctgtcgccaggctggagtgcagtggtgcgatctcaactcactgcaacctct comes from the Homo sapiens chromosome 9, GRCh38.p14 Primary Assembly genome and includes:
- the RANBP6 gene encoding ran-binding protein 6 isoform 3 (isoform 3 is encoded by transcript variant 3); translated protein: MAATASAGVPATVSEKQEFYQLLKNLINPSCMVRRQAEEIYENIPGSSSKGEGCSLYYTWTDGYRFCT